In the Pygocentrus nattereri isolate fPygNat1 chromosome 19, fPygNat1.pri, whole genome shotgun sequence genome, one interval contains:
- the ppp5c gene encoding serine/threonine-protein phosphatase 5: protein MTGDADYGGVKMAEEERSVQAEKLKEKANNYFKEKDYENAIKYYTEALDLNPSNAIYYSNRSLAYLRTECYGYALADATRALEIDKNYIKGYYRRATSNMALGKFKAALKDYETVVRVRPNDKDAKMKYQECNKIVKQKAFERAIASDELKRSVVDSLDIENMTIEDEYAGPKLEDGKVTLKFMKELMDWFKDQKKLHRKCAYQMLVQVKEVLSKLPSLVEITLKETEKITICGDTHGQYYDLLNIFELNGLPSPTNPYLFNGDFVDRGSFSVEVILTLFGFKLLYPDYFHLLRGNHETDNMNQMYGFEGEVKAKYTAQMFQLFSEVFQWLPLAQCINSKVLVMHGGLFSEDGVTLDDLRKIDRNRQPPDSGPMCDLLWSDPQPQNGRSISKRGVSCQFGPDVTQRFLEQNKLQYIVRSHEVKAEGYEVTHSGKCITVFSAPNYCDQMGNKGAYIHLRGSDLKPEFHQFTAVPHPNVKPMAYANSLLQLGMM, encoded by the exons ATGACCGGCGACGCGGATTACGGCGGGGTGAAGATGGCTGAGGAGGAACGGAGTGTGCAGGCAGAGAAACTGAAGGAAAAGGCCAACAATTACTTTAAAG AAAAAGACTATGAGAACGCAATCAAGTATTACACGGAGGCACTGGACCTAAATCCATCCAATGCCATCTACTACAGTAACCGGAGCCTGGCGTACCTGCGCACAGAGTGCTATGGCTATGCCTTGGCGGACGCCACCCGTGCCCTGGAGATTGACAAGAACTACATCAAGGGCTACTACCGGCGGGCCACCTCTAACATGGCCCTGGGCAAGTTCAAGGCCGCCCTCAAAGATTACGAGACG GTAGTGAGGGTTCGTCCCAATGACAAAGATGCCAAGATGAAGTATCAGGAGTGCAACAAGATTGTAAAGCAGAAAGCCTTCGAGAGAGCCATCGCCAGTGACGAGCTCAAAAGATCAGTGGTGGACTCCTTAGACATCGAGAACATGA CCATTGAGGATGAGTATGCAGGCCCTAAACTTGAAGATGGTAAAGTAACGTTGAAGTTCATGAAGGAGCTGATGGACTGGTTCAAGGACCAGAAGAAACTGCATCGGAAGTGTGCTTACCAG ATGCTGGTTCAAGTAAAAGAAGTTTTATCCAAACTGCCAAGTCTTGTTGAAATTACGTTaaaagag ACAGAGAAAATAACCATTTGTGGGGACACACATGGCCAGTACTACGACCTTCTAAATATCTTTGAGTTGAATGGTTTACCATCTCCAACAAATCCTTAT CTGTTCAACGGTGACTTTGTGGACCGTGGCTCCTTCTCGGTGGAGGTTATTCTCACACTCTTCGGTTTCAAGCTGCTTTACCCAGATTACTTTCACCTACTGAGGG GTAACCACGAGACAGACAACATGAATCAAATGTACGGCTTTGAGGGTGAGGTCAAGGCCAAGTACACAGCGCAGATGTTCCAGCTGTTCAGTGAGGTCTTCCAGTGGCTTCCACTCGCTCAGTGCATCAACAGCAAAGTGCTG GTGATGCACGGAGGACTGTTCAGTGAGGACGGCGTGACCTTAGATGACCTTAGAAAGATTGACAGAAACAGACAGCCTCCAGACTCGG GTCCTATGTGCGATCTCCTGTGGTCAGATCCTCAACCTCAG AACGGGCGATCCATCAGTAAGCGCGGCGTGAGCTGTCAGTTTGGGCCCGATGTCACCCAGCGCTTCCTGGAACAGAACAAGCTGCAGTACATTGTGCGCAGTCATGAGGTGAAGGCCGAGGGCTACGAGGTCACTCACTCAGGGAAGTGCATCACGGTGTTCTCAGCGCCAAATTACTG TGACCAGATGGGAAACAAAGGTGCATACATTCACCTCAGGGGATCTGACCTCAAGCCTGAATTCCACCAGTTCACTGCTGTG CCTCATCCGAATGTTAAGCCCATGGCGTACGCCAACTCTCTATTGCAGTTGGGAATGATGTAG